One Cucurbita pepo subsp. pepo cultivar mu-cu-16 chromosome LG20, ASM280686v2, whole genome shotgun sequence genomic window carries:
- the LOC111782729 gene encoding pentatricopeptide repeat-containing protein At1g74630: protein MNSREFHCLALFSKCRSLRTLKQIHAFTFKTGLNSDPLVAGKLLLHCAVTLPDSVRYAGRLFLDIRNPDVFMYNTLIRGLSDSDTPSHALLLFVEMRRKSMALPDSFSFAFLLKAAANCRALRNGLQLHRQAIGYGLDTHLFVGTTLISMYAECASLAFARQVFDEMIEPNIVAWNAIVAACFRCEDVKDAEQVFHRMPIKNLTSWNIMLAGYTKAGELRLAREVFMKMPLKDEVSWSSMIVGFAHNGSFNNAFAFFRELRQEGMRPNEVSLTGALSACAQAGAFEFGRILHGFVEKSGFLQIVSVSNALIDTYSKCGNLDMARLIFDNMLERSVVSWTAMITGLAMHGYGEEAIRLFNEMEESNIKPDGITFISILYACSHAGLVDLGCSYFSRMVNIYGIEPVIEHYGCIVDLYGRAGKLQQAFDFVSQMPVSPNDIVWRTLLGACGIHGNLELAGQVKRRLFELDPENSGDHVLLSNIYAVAGKWKDVATLRRSMTHQKLKKTPGWSMIEVDRIMYSFVAGEKQNDIAEEAHQKLREIMSRLRIEGGYVPEVGSVLHDIEVEEKEDSVSQHSEKLAVAFGMVRLPRGRSIRVVKNLRICRDCHTVMKLISKVYEVEIVVRDRSRFHSFTHGSCSCRDYW, encoded by the coding sequence ATGAATAGCAGAGAATTTCACTGCCTTGCGTTATTCAGCAAATGCAGATCTCTTAGAACCTTGAAGCAAATCCACGCTTTTACGTTCAAAACAGGCTTAAATTCCGACCCATTAGTCGCCGGcaagcttcttcttcattgtgCAGTTACACTTCCTGATTCTGTTCGCTATGCTGGACGCCTCTTCCTTGACATTCGAAATCCAGATGTGTTCATGTACAACACACTCATCCGTGGACTTTCCGATTCTGACACCCCCTCTCATGCCCTTCTACTGTTTGTTGAAATGCGTCGCAAATCCATGGCTTTACCCGATAGTTTCTCTTTTGCTTTTCTGCTCAAAGCTGCCGCTAATTGCAGGGCTCTCAGAAATGGGTTGCAATTGCATCGCCAAGCTATTGGTTATGGTCTGGATACCCATCTTTTTGTTGGGACGACACTGATCAGCATGTATGCTGAATGTGCAAGTTTGGCCTTTGCACGGcaggtgtttgatgaaatgattGAACCAAATATTGTTGCTTGGAATGCCATTGTTGCTGCGTGTTTTAGGTGCGAGGACGTTAAGGATGCAGAGCAAGTGTTCCATCGGATGCCCATAAAAAACTTAACCTCGTGGAACATCATGCTTGCAGGGTACACAAAAGCAGGTGAGCTTCGGCTAGCCAGGGAGGTGTTTATGAAAATGCCTTTGAAAGATGAAGTTTCGTGGAGTAGTATGATTGTTGGGTTCGCTCATAATGGCAGCTTTAACAACGCTTTCGCATTTTTCAGGGAGTTGCGGCAGGAAGGGATGAGACCAAATGAGGTAAGCCTCACAGGTGCGCTTTCTGCATGTGCACAAGCTGGGGCATTCGAGTTTGGAAGAATCCTACATGGGTTTGTTGAAAAATCTGGCTTTCTGCAGATTGTTTCAGTGAGTAATGCATTGATCGATACTTACTCTAAATGTGGGAATTTGGATATGGCTCGTTTGATCTTTGATAATATGCTGGAAAGGAGTGTTGTCTCTTGGACAGCCATGATTACGGGGCTCGCAATGCATGGCTACGGGGAGGAAGCAATCAGATTATTTAATGAGATGGAAGAGTCTAATATTAAGCCCGACGGTATCACCTTTATATCCATCTTGTATGCTTGTAGCCATGCTGGATTGGTTGATTTGGgatgttcttatttttcaaggaTGGTAAATATTTACGGTATTGAACCCGTAATTGAACATTATGGTTGCATAGTTGATCTTTATGGTCGAGCTGGTAAGCTGCAGCAAGCTTTTGACTTTGTGTCTCAAATGCCAGTTTCACCGAATGATATTGTCTGGAGGACACTTCTTGGAGCTTGTGGCATTCATGGTAACTTAGAACTGGCAGGGCAAGTAAAGAGGCGACTCTTCGAACTCGACCCCGAAAACTCTGGAGATCATGTTCTTTTGTCAAACATTTATGCAGTTGCGGGGAAATGGAAGGATGTTGCCACTTTAAGAAGATCAATGACTCACCAGAAACTTAAGAAAACTCCTGGTTGGAGCATGATTGAAGTCGATAGAATCATGTATAGTTTTGTTGCAGGAGAAAAGCAAAATGACATAGCAGAAGAGGCACATCAAAAACTAAGGGAGATAATGTCGAGGCTGAGGATAGAAGGAGGTTATGTTCCAGAAGTTGGAAGTGTATTGCATGATATAGAAgtggaagaaaaggaagactCTGTTTCACAGCACAGTGAGAAGCTAGCAGTTGCTTTTGGGATGGTGAGGCTGCCAAGAGGAAGAAGTATAAGAGTGGTGAAGAATTTAAGAATTTGCAGGGACTGTCACACTGTGATGAAGCTGATTTCTAAGGTGTATGAAGTAGAAATTGTGGTGAGAGATAGAAGTCGGTTCCACTCTTTCACACATGGTTCATGTTCGTGCAGAGACTACTGGTAA
- the LOC111782869 gene encoding myb-related protein 306-like has translation MMGRPPCCDKVGVKKGPWTPEEDIILVSYIQQHGPGNWRSVPTNTGLLRCSKSCRLRWTNYLRPGIKRGNFTDHEEKMIIHLQALLGNRWAAIASYLPQRTDNDIKNYWNTHLKKKLKRVQSGPDGGAQDRFTPSQTSTLSRGQWERRLQTDIHTAKRALCEALSLDKQNPFGIIEDSKPQTNNLILQSPPPPTTTTTTSAYASSAENIARLLENWMKKSPEKSSEITTQACVSEGSQSATNGNNSPDGPTLDDSSCFLNFNNTSSTSTANQEVPLTFLEKWLFDDASLGNVHTDQDLISVSLEPQTEGLF, from the exons ATGATGGGAAGGCCACCCTGTTGCGACAAAGTGGGCGTGAAGAAAGGGCCATGGACTCCCGAGGAAGATATCATCTTGGTTTCGTACATTCAACAACATGGACCTGGTAACTGGAGATCCGTTCCAACCAACACTG GCCTGCTAAGATGCAGTAAGAGCTGCAGGCTGAGATGGACTAATTACCTCCGCCCGGGCATCAAGCGTGGCAACTTCACCGATCATGAAGAGAAGATGATAATTCACCTCCAGGCTCTTTTGGGCAACAG ATGGGCAGCCATAGCTTCCTACCTTCCACAAAGAACGGATAACGATATAAAGAACTATTGGAACACCCACTTGAAAAAGAAGCTGAAAAGGGTGCAATCAGGGCCTGATGGTGGTGCCCAAGATCGGTTCACACCCTCACAGACTAGTACACTTTCTAGAGGGCAGTGGGAAAGAAGGCTCCAAACGGATATTCACACAGCCAAAAGAGCTCTTTGTGAAGCTCTATCCCTCGacaaacaaaacccatttGGAATCATAGAGGATTCAAAACCCCAAACTAACAATCTGATCCTCCAATCACCGCCGCCGCCAACAACAACTACTACTACTTCTGCATATGCATCGAGCGCTGAGAACATCGCCAGATTGCTTGAGAATTGGATGAAGAAGTCACCAGAAAAGTCATCAGAAATCACAACACAAGCTTGCGTGAGCGAGGGATCACAGAGTGCAACAAATGGCAACAACTCACCAGATGGGCCCACTTTGGATGATTCCAGCTGCTTTTTGAATTTCAACAATACTTCTTCAACCTCAACGGCAAATCAAGAAGTCCCTCTTACTTTTCTGGAGAAGTGGCTGTTTGACGATGCTTCTTTGGGTAATGTTCATACCGATCAGGACTTAATTAGCGTGTCATTAGAACCTCAAACTGAaggtttgttttaa
- the LOC111782864 gene encoding probable arabinosyltransferase ARAD1 isoform X2, whose product MELPTLPVEAPPVEFEVAIRDRDMDYSVSNQTDLACDPAKARLRVFMYDLPPLLHFGLLGWKGERDQVWPNLSNRSQIPSYPGGLNLQHSMEYWLTLDLLSSNVPNIGHTCTAVRVKNSSQADVVFVPFFSSLSYNKHSKLLGKEKINVNKILQHKLIHFLFGQKEWRRVGGKDHLIVAHHPNSMLDAREKLGSAMFVLADFGRYPAAIANIEKDIIAPYRHVVKTVPSTKSATFDERPILVYFQGAIYRKDGGVIRQELYYLLKDEEGVHFTFGSVKGNGINEAGQGMASSKFCLNIAGDTPSSNRLFDSIASHCVPVIISDDIELPYEDVLDYSEFCVFVRAADSLRKGYLLNLLRGIGRERWTKMWDRIKEIVHEFEYQYPSQSGDAVDMIWQAVSRKVSKIKSNRNWKRKNRYQRSELLLKNS is encoded by the exons ATGGAGCTTCCTACGCTACCTGTGGAAGCTCCCCCAGTGGAATTCGAAGTAGCCATTAGAGATAGGGATATGGATTATTCAGTTTCTAACCAGACAGACTTGGCCTGTGATCCTGCGAAGGCTCGTTTGAGAGTATTCATGTATGATCTTCCGCCTTTACTTCACTTTGGGTTATTGGGGTGGAAGGGAGAAAGGGATCAAGTTTGGCCTAATCTCAGTAATAGAAGTCAAATCCCATCATACCCAGGTGGGCTGAATTTACAGCACAGTATGGAATACTGGCTTACACTTGATCTTTTATCATCAAATGTCCCAAATATTGGTCATACTTGCACAGCGGTTAGGGTAAAGAATTCAAGTCAAGCAGATGTGGTGTTTGTGCCATTTTTCTCATCCTTGAGTTACAACAAACATTCTAAATTACTTGGGAAGGAGAAAATCAATGTGAACAAGATATTGCAGCATAAGTTGATCCATTTCTTGTTTGGTCAGAAGGAGTGGAGGCGAGTGGGTGGAAAGGATCATCTCATAGTTGCTCACCACCCGAATAGTATGTTGGATGCGAGAGAGAAACTGGGCTCGGCCATGTTTGTGCTAGCAGATTTTGGAAGGTACCCAGCTGCCAttgcaaatattgaaaaagatattattgCTCCTTACAGACATGTAGTGAAGACAGTTCCTAGTACCAAATCTGCCACATTTGACGAGCGTCCTATTTTGGTGTATTTTCAAGGAGCTATATACAGGAAGGAT GGGGGAGTAATTCGCCAAGAACTATATTACCTTCTGAAAGATGAGGAAGGCGTTCATTTTACTTTTGGAAGTGTCAAGGGAAATGGAATCAACGAGGCAGGCCAAGGAATGGCCTCATCCAAGTTCTGCCTCAATATTGCAGGAGACACCCCATCATCAAACCGACTTTTCGATTCCATTGCAAGTCATTGTGTTCCTGTTATTATAAGTGACGATATTGAGCTGCCATATGAAGATGTATTGGACTACTCAGAGTTTTGCGTCTTTGTTCGAGCAGCTGACTCTTTAAGGAAAGGCTATCTACTGAATCTTCTTCGTGGAATCGGACGAGAAAGGTGGACAAAGATGTGGGATAGAATAAAGGAAATTGTGCATGAATTTGAATATCAGTATCCGTCTCAAAGTGGTGATGCTGTTGATATGATTTGGCAAGCAGTGTCACGTAAAGTGTCGAAGATAAAATCTAACCGGAattggaagaggaagaacaggTACCAAAGATCTGAACTTCTCCTAAAGAACAGTTGA
- the LOC111783238 gene encoding glutathione S-transferase U9-like has product MAEQNRVVLHGMWASPFAKRVELALKIKGIPFEYVEEDIQNKSPELVKLNPVYKKVPVLVHNGRPICESVVIMEYIDEVWKNNGPPLLPQDPYRRSQIRFWADFVQKQVFEGLFLSMTTEGEAQEKAIEEVKEKLKVLEEQGLKSLLAEAEGSPFVNGDELGFLDIVTLTVLGMYEIHEEFFGMKLVEEEKIPIMYSWLNRLKEHPVAKEAGPPKEKVLALLQFIRQKALRSTAA; this is encoded by the coding sequence ATGGCAGAGCAAAACAGAGTGGTGCTTCATGGGATGTGGGCGAGCCCTTTTGCGAAGAGGGTCGAACTCGCCCTCAAAATCAAAGGCATCCCTTTTGAGTATGTGGAGGAAGATATCCAGAACAAAAGCCCAGAGCTTGTTAAGCTCAATCCTGTTTACAAGAAAGTTCCTGTACTCGTCCACAATGGAAGACCCATTTGCGAATCCGTTGTAATTATGGAATACATAGATGAAGTTTGGAAGAACAATGGGCCTCCCCTTCTACCTCAAGATCCCTACAGACGATCCCAGATTCGATTCTGGGCTGATTTCGTTCAGAAACAGGTGTTTGAGGGTCTCTTCTTATCAATGACGACTGAAGGGGAAGCACAGGAGAAGGCCATTGAGGAAGTGAAAGAGAAGCTGAAAGTTCTTGAAGAACAGGGGTTGAAGAGTTTGCTGGCGGAGGCAGAGGGCAGTCCATTTGTGAACGGCGACGAACTTGGATTCTTGGACATAGTGACGCTGACAGTACTTGGAATGTACGAGATTCACGAAGAGTTCTTTGGAATGAAACttgttgaagaagagaagatcCCAATTATGTACTCGTGGTTGAACAGGTTGAAGGAGCATCCAGTTGCAAAGGAGGCAGGGCCTCCCAAGGAAAAGGTTTTGGCGCTTCTTCAGTTCATCAGGCAAAAGGCTCTACGCTCCACCGCCGCTTAA
- the LOC111783413 gene encoding glutathione S-transferase U9-like, translating to MGEESSLVLHGMWASPFGKRVELALKIKGIPFEYVEEDLQNKNPSTLLKYNPVYKKVPVLVHNGNPISESLVILEYIEETWKNHGPALLPQDPYERAQLRFWADFINKQLFEASVKVVMAAGEALEKAIKDLREKLKVVEEHGVKRLLGDGGGPLANGQEVGFVDIVMWSVLGAYKIHEEVLGVKIIDEEETPGVASWLNSLIHHPLTKDILPSKDKVVGLLQYVRHRASNSSAAA from the exons ATGGGAGAGGAAAGCTCATTGGTGCTTCATGGAATGTGGGCTAGTCCTTTCGGGAAAAGGGTGGAACTTGCCCTTAAAATCAAAGGCATCCCTTTCGAATATGTGGAAGAAGATCTGCAGAACAAGAACCCATCAACCCTCCTGAAATACAACCCTGTTTACAAGAAAGTCCCCGTGCTTGTCCACAATGGCAACCCCATTTCCGAATCACTTGTGATTCTTGAGTACATAGAAGAAACGTGGAAGAATCATGGCCCTGCCCTTCTGCCTCAAGATCCCTACGAACGAGCCCAGCTTCGGTTCTGGGCTGATTTCATTAACAAACAG TTGTTCGAGGCATCCGTTAAGGTAGTTATGGCGGCAGGGGAAGCACTAGAGAAGGCGATTAAAGACTTGAGAGAGAAGCTCAAAGTGGTTGAAGAGCATGGGGTTAAGAGGCTGTTGGGAGATGGAGGTGGACCACTTGCGAACGGACAGGAAGTGGGGTTTGTGGACATAGTAATGTGGTCTGTTCTTGGAGCTTACAAGATCCACGAAGAGGTCTTGGGGGTCAAAATTATAGACGAAGAGGAGACCCCCGGCGTGGCCTCATGGCTCAACTCCCTCATACACCATCCTCTTACCAAGGACATCTTACCTTCAAAGGACAAGGTTGTGGGGCTTCTTCAGTACGTTAGGCACAGGGCCTCAAACTCCTCTGCTGCTGCTTGA
- the LOC111782864 gene encoding probable arabinosyltransferase ARAD1 isoform X1 has product MLDKSMLPTRIFLYLITMSMFLLILSSLFILQSNCNSFLPSSVLKFIVVNNTSSYLKHNVDNEPMELPTLPVEAPPVEFEVAIRDRDMDYSVSNQTDLACDPAKARLRVFMYDLPPLLHFGLLGWKGERDQVWPNLSNRSQIPSYPGGLNLQHSMEYWLTLDLLSSNVPNIGHTCTAVRVKNSSQADVVFVPFFSSLSYNKHSKLLGKEKINVNKILQHKLIHFLFGQKEWRRVGGKDHLIVAHHPNSMLDAREKLGSAMFVLADFGRYPAAIANIEKDIIAPYRHVVKTVPSTKSATFDERPILVYFQGAIYRKDGGVIRQELYYLLKDEEGVHFTFGSVKGNGINEAGQGMASSKFCLNIAGDTPSSNRLFDSIASHCVPVIISDDIELPYEDVLDYSEFCVFVRAADSLRKGYLLNLLRGIGRERWTKMWDRIKEIVHEFEYQYPSQSGDAVDMIWQAVSRKVSKIKSNRNWKRKNRYQRSELLLKNS; this is encoded by the exons ATGTTGGACAAAAGCATGCTTCCGActagaatatttttatacttgaTAACCATGTCTATGTTCCTTCtaattctttcttctctattcATTCTACAATCCAACTGCAATTCATTCTTACCCAGTTCAGTTCTCAAGTTCATTGTTGTTAACAATACTTCAAGTTACCTAAAACACAATGTGGACAATGAACCAATGGAGCTTCCTACGCTACCTGTGGAAGCTCCCCCAGTGGAATTCGAAGTAGCCATTAGAGATAGGGATATGGATTATTCAGTTTCTAACCAGACAGACTTGGCCTGTGATCCTGCGAAGGCTCGTTTGAGAGTATTCATGTATGATCTTCCGCCTTTACTTCACTTTGGGTTATTGGGGTGGAAGGGAGAAAGGGATCAAGTTTGGCCTAATCTCAGTAATAGAAGTCAAATCCCATCATACCCAGGTGGGCTGAATTTACAGCACAGTATGGAATACTGGCTTACACTTGATCTTTTATCATCAAATGTCCCAAATATTGGTCATACTTGCACAGCGGTTAGGGTAAAGAATTCAAGTCAAGCAGATGTGGTGTTTGTGCCATTTTTCTCATCCTTGAGTTACAACAAACATTCTAAATTACTTGGGAAGGAGAAAATCAATGTGAACAAGATATTGCAGCATAAGTTGATCCATTTCTTGTTTGGTCAGAAGGAGTGGAGGCGAGTGGGTGGAAAGGATCATCTCATAGTTGCTCACCACCCGAATAGTATGTTGGATGCGAGAGAGAAACTGGGCTCGGCCATGTTTGTGCTAGCAGATTTTGGAAGGTACCCAGCTGCCAttgcaaatattgaaaaagatattattgCTCCTTACAGACATGTAGTGAAGACAGTTCCTAGTACCAAATCTGCCACATTTGACGAGCGTCCTATTTTGGTGTATTTTCAAGGAGCTATATACAGGAAGGAT GGGGGAGTAATTCGCCAAGAACTATATTACCTTCTGAAAGATGAGGAAGGCGTTCATTTTACTTTTGGAAGTGTCAAGGGAAATGGAATCAACGAGGCAGGCCAAGGAATGGCCTCATCCAAGTTCTGCCTCAATATTGCAGGAGACACCCCATCATCAAACCGACTTTTCGATTCCATTGCAAGTCATTGTGTTCCTGTTATTATAAGTGACGATATTGAGCTGCCATATGAAGATGTATTGGACTACTCAGAGTTTTGCGTCTTTGTTCGAGCAGCTGACTCTTTAAGGAAAGGCTATCTACTGAATCTTCTTCGTGGAATCGGACGAGAAAGGTGGACAAAGATGTGGGATAGAATAAAGGAAATTGTGCATGAATTTGAATATCAGTATCCGTCTCAAAGTGGTGATGCTGTTGATATGATTTGGCAAGCAGTGTCACGTAAAGTGTCGAAGATAAAATCTAACCGGAattggaagaggaagaacaggTACCAAAGATCTGAACTTCTCCTAAAGAACAGTTGA
- the LOC111782691 gene encoding pentatricopeptide repeat-containing protein At1g74600, chloroplastic, whose protein sequence is MNFTGIPTFVNKTLLSQRRLISSVATVDNASSFSFTKIETYPLFDPSQLLSDYVKSRKCSLRNTKVLHAKLLRATLLHSNIYVSNSLLDCYSKSNSLDHALKLFDTMLHPNVISWNILISSFNHNFMYLDSWRTFCRMHFLGFEPSEITYGSVLSACAAIQAPMFGKQVYSLAVRNGFFVNGYVRAGMIDLFAKDSSFLDALRVFHDVDCENVVCWNAIVSAAVRNGENFMALDLYNTMCHGFLEPNSFTFSSVLTACAALEHPEFGKRVQGKVIKCGGEDVFVETALIDLYSKCGEMDEAVKIFLRMPIRNVVSWTAIISGFVQKNDYLMALKFFKDMRKLGEEINSYTVTSVLTACANPAMTKEAIQLHSWILRAGFSSHAVVGAALINMYSKIGAIDLSMTVFGEMDNKRNLSSWTAMITSFAQNNDKEKASELFQKMLRESMGPDTFCTSSVLSVTDCITFGRQIHCFTHKTGLIFDISVGSALFTMYSKCGYLEEAFHVFKNMPKKDNISWASMMSCFSEHGYAKEGIQLFREMLFEEYVPDYMILSTVLNACSVLHSIQIGREIHCYSVRLGLDKDVAIGGSLVTMYSKCGNLEMARRVFETLPEKDNIACSSLVSGYAQHKCIKETILLFQDLLEAGLAIDPFSISSILGAIALLNRPGIGTQLHAIITKVGLEKDVSVGSSLVMVYSKCGSIEDCCKAFEQIGKPDLIGWTAMIVSYAQHGKGAEALCVYELMKKEGIKPDPVTFVGVLSACSHNGLVDEAYFHLNSMVKDYGIQPGHRHYACMVDLLGRCGQLKRAEELINNMPIEPDALIWGTLLAACKVHGDIELGKLAARKVMELKPSDTGAYVSLSNICADMGLWEEVLNVRSLMKGAGVTKEPGWSLL, encoded by the coding sequence ATGAATTTTACTGGGATTCCAAccttcgtaaataaaacactGTTATCCCAACGTAGATTGATTTCCTCCGTCGCTACTGTAGACAATGCGTCCAGTTTTTCCTTCaccaaaattgaaacttaCCCTCTTTTCGACCCTTCGCAGTTGCTCAGTGATTATGTAAAATCCAGAAAATGCTCTTTGAGGAACACCAAAGTTCTACATGCCAAGTTACTCCGAGCAACTCTTCTTCATTCCAATATCTATGTTTCAAATTCTTTGCTGGATTGCTACTCAAAGTCTAACTCTCTGGACCATGCACTCAAGCTGTTTGATACAATGCTCCACCCAAATGTCATTTCTTGGAATATCCTTATCTCCAGTTTCAACCACAACTTCATGTATTTGGATTCGTGGAGAACATTTTGCAGGATGCATTTCCTGGGTTTTGAACCCAGCGAGATAACGTATGGGAGTGTTTTATCTGCTTGTGCTGCCATTCAAGCCCCAATGTTTGGTAAGCAGGTCTATTCACTTGCTGTGAGAAATGGGTTTTTTGTTAATGGTTATGTTCGAGCAGGGATGATCGATTTGTTTGCAAAAGATTCTAGTTTTCTGGATGCTCTAAGGGTGTTTCATGATGTTGATTGTGAGAACGTGGTGTGCTGGAATGCTATTGTGTCCGCAGCTGTAAGGAATGGGGAGAATTTTATGGCTTTGGATCTTTACAACACAATGTGTCATGGGTTCTTGGAGCCTAATAGTTTCACGTTTTCTAGTGTTCTAACTGCGTGTGCTGCACTTGAACATCCTGAATTTGGGAAAAGAGTTCAAGGGAAAGTGATTAAATGTGGCGGAGAAGATGTTTTTGTAGAGACAGCCCTCATTGATTTGTATAGCAAGTGTGGAGAAATGGATGAAGCTGTTAAAATATTCTTGCGGATGCCCATTCGCAATGTGGTCTCATGGACTGCCATAATATCTGGTTTTGTGCAGAAGAATGATTACTTAATGGCCCTCAAGTTTTTCAAAGATATGAGAAAATTGGGGGAGGAAATCAATAGCTATACAGTCACTAGCGTGTTAACTGCATGTGCTAATCCAGCCATGACAAAAGAAGCAATCCAACTCCACTCCTGGATTTTAAGAGCTGGTTTTTCATCTCATGCGGTGGTGGGAGCTGCTTTAATTAACATGTATTCGAAAATAGGAGCTATTGATCTTTCTATGACTGTTTTCGGAGAGATGGACAATAAAAGGAATCTCAGTTCTTGGACAGCTATGATTACCTCATTTGCACAGAACAATGATAAAGAGAAAGCAAGTGAATTGTTCCAAAAAATGTTACGTGAAAGTATGGGACCAGATACATTTTGCACCTCTAGTGTCTTGAGTGTGACCGACTGTATTACCTTTGGGAGACAGATTCACTGCTTCACGCATAAAACTGGATTAATATTTGACATTTCTGTCGGCAGTGCTCTTTTCACAATGTATTCCAAATGTGGCTATCTAGAGGAAGcttttcatgtttttaaaaacatgcCAAAGAAGGACAATATTTCATGGGCATCGATGATGTCCTGTTTCTCAGAACATGGTTATGCAAAAGAGGGCATCCAATTATTTAGAGAAATGTTGTTTGAAGAATATGTTCCTGATTATATGATTTTAAGTACAGTCCTAAATGCATGTTCTGTTCTTCATTCTATTCAAATAGGCAGAGAGATTCATTGTTATTCTGTTCGTTTGGGTCTGGACAAAGATGTAGCAATTGGGGGTTCGCTTGTGACTATGTACTCAAAATGCGGCAACCTGGAGATGGCTCGGAGGGTGTTTGAAACATTGCCCGAGAAAGATAATATTGCATGCTCTTCGTTGGTTTCAGGATATGCTCAACACAAGTGCATCAAAGAGACAATTTTGCTATTCCAAGATCTACTGGAGGCTGGCTTAGCCATCGATCCCTTTTCAATCTCATCCATACTGGGAGCAATTGCGCTTTTAAATAGGCCTGGTATTGGGACTCAACTCCATGCAATCATTACGAAAGTAGGCTTGGAGAAAGATGTTTCTGTTGGGAGTTCGCTAGTAATGGTATACTCCAAATGTGGAAGTATAGAAGACTGCTGCAAAGCATTTGAGCAGATTGGAAAGCCTGATTTGATAGGTTGGACAGCCATGATTGTGAGTTATGCCCAGCATGGGAAAGGTGCTGAAGCTTTATGTGTCTATGAACTtatgaagaaagaaggaatcaaGCCTGATCCAGTCACCTTTGTTGGGGTTTTGTCTGCTTGTAGCCATAATGGTTTGGTGGATGAAGCTTATTTCCACCTTAATTCGATGGTGAAAGACTATGGTATACAACCGGGACATCGACATTATGCTTGTATGGTTGATCTTCTTGGTCGGTGTGGGCAACTGAAAAGGGCAGAAGAACTGATTAACAATATGCCTATTGAACCTGATGCTCTCATTTGGGGAACTCTTCTCGCTGCCTGTAAAGTACATGGAGATATTGAACTTGGAAAACTAGCGGCAAGAAAGGTGATGGAGTTGAAGCCAAGTGACACTGGGGCGTATGTCTCTCTTTCCAACATCTGTGCTGATATGGGCCTGTGGGAAGAGGTCCTGAACGTTAGAAGCCTTATGAAGGGAGCTGGAGTGACGAAGGAACCTGGTTGGAGCTTGCTGTAA